One window of Polyangiaceae bacterium genomic DNA carries:
- a CDS encoding RluA family pseudouridine synthase yields the protein MLEERDGLELVSEEVKSTDAGVRLDVYLAQVLGVGRRQAKAALSEARVALNGRLEKRGSRLVETGQKVELLRPPLDLVPEPGAPLHILLETPALVVLNKPAGQPTAPLSTLEKGSLAGALLGRYPEMRDVGHAKREPGLLHRLDSATSGVVLAARTREAFAALQARHEQDAITKWYLAWVSGSPEEPRGSIQTQLGPDPRRSREVAVGGNYDATTGYEVLERSTNSSGEVSLVSLWVHRAYRHQVRVHMAHIGCPLLGDEMYAPPEVTALAPRLALHAVRIKVSGAAPYALDVKAPVPPELESLGA from the coding sequence ATGCTCGAGGAACGAGACGGGCTCGAGCTCGTCAGCGAAGAGGTCAAATCGACCGACGCCGGAGTTCGCCTGGATGTGTACCTGGCGCAGGTGCTGGGAGTCGGACGCCGCCAAGCCAAGGCGGCTCTTTCCGAAGCCCGCGTCGCGCTAAACGGGCGCCTGGAGAAGCGCGGTTCTCGACTGGTAGAGACAGGGCAGAAGGTCGAGCTCTTGCGCCCGCCCCTTGACCTAGTACCTGAGCCTGGTGCTCCCCTGCATATCCTCCTGGAAACGCCAGCGCTCGTTGTTCTGAACAAGCCAGCGGGGCAACCCACTGCCCCCCTCAGCACACTCGAAAAAGGCAGCCTCGCGGGTGCGTTGCTCGGTCGCTACCCTGAAATGCGTGACGTGGGACACGCGAAACGCGAACCGGGCCTGCTGCATCGCTTGGACAGCGCCACCAGCGGCGTGGTGCTGGCTGCGCGGACCCGAGAAGCCTTTGCTGCCCTGCAGGCGCGCCACGAACAGGACGCGATCACCAAATGGTACCTTGCGTGGGTGAGCGGCAGTCCCGAAGAACCAAGGGGCAGCATCCAAACCCAGCTCGGCCCGGACCCTCGCCGCAGCCGCGAGGTGGCAGTGGGCGGCAACTACGACGCCACCACAGGTTACGAGGTGCTCGAGAGATCGACGAACTCAAGCGGAGAAGTCAGCCTGGTGAGCCTCTGGGTGCACCGGGCGTATCGACATCAAGTGCGCGTGCACATGGCGCACATCGGCTGCCCGCTCCTCGGAGACGAGATGTACGCACCCCCGGAGGTCACGGCCCTCGCTCCCCGCCTGGCGCTTCATGCCGTGCGGATCAAGGTCTCCGGTGCGGCGCCTTACGCGCTAGACGTCAAAGCACCCGTGCCTCCAGAGCTCGAGAGTCTCGGAGCCTAG
- a CDS encoding serine/threonine protein kinase, with amino-acid sequence MEPADYTGRLLGGRYVIGALLGVGGFGGVYAGQHSVTERDVAIKLLWPDFAQAPDFRKRFVRECRLAARVGSEYVVDVLDAGFDEHLGQPFLVMERLRGENLGERLIRKGRFSAEQTSFYLGCAAAALERTHQKHVVHGDLKPGNLFLTTRPGGTPIVKVLDFGVAKLVGPTGLANSSHSMGTPLFMAPEQLRGGASSAAADIYALGQVAYSMLVGGEYFRAEQQACGSVVELVERLQGGVREKAGTRAALRGVELPQAFDDWFAGMTALDPGLRPSDSRCAILELAELLGVDPPRPLAPLRTEAALAVSWDEEERSQPRGEPVQPISEETARVTVELPDDGTALNPANARRTRQ; translated from the coding sequence ATGGAGCCAGCGGACTATACGGGACGACTGCTCGGGGGCAGGTACGTAATCGGCGCATTGCTCGGTGTCGGGGGTTTCGGCGGCGTTTATGCGGGGCAACACTCCGTGACGGAGCGCGACGTTGCGATCAAGTTGTTGTGGCCGGATTTCGCTCAGGCACCCGACTTCCGGAAGCGTTTCGTCCGGGAGTGTCGCTTGGCCGCCCGCGTGGGCTCTGAATACGTGGTTGACGTGCTCGACGCTGGGTTCGACGAGCACCTCGGCCAGCCGTTTCTGGTCATGGAGCGCCTGAGGGGCGAGAACCTGGGCGAGCGTTTGATTCGCAAGGGGCGTTTCTCCGCGGAACAGACTTCGTTCTATCTGGGGTGCGCTGCTGCAGCGCTGGAACGCACGCATCAGAAGCACGTCGTACACGGTGATCTGAAGCCCGGTAACCTGTTCCTCACGACTCGGCCTGGAGGGACGCCGATAGTCAAAGTACTCGACTTTGGAGTCGCCAAGCTGGTGGGGCCGACTGGGCTTGCAAACTCCAGCCACTCCATGGGCACGCCGCTCTTCATGGCTCCCGAGCAGCTGCGTGGCGGCGCTTCCAGCGCTGCTGCGGACATCTATGCCTTGGGACAAGTGGCTTACTCGATGCTCGTAGGGGGTGAGTATTTTCGCGCGGAACAGCAGGCTTGCGGCAGCGTGGTTGAGTTGGTGGAGCGGCTACAGGGTGGTGTGCGCGAGAAGGCGGGGACCCGTGCCGCCTTGCGCGGCGTCGAGCTGCCGCAGGCTTTTGACGACTGGTTTGCCGGAATGACCGCACTGGATCCCGGGCTGCGTCCCTCGGACTCTCGATGCGCGATTCTCGAGCTGGCGGAGCTACTTGGCGTTGATCCTCCGCGACCGCTTGCGCCGCTGCGCACGGAAGCCGCGCTCGCCGTCAGCTGGGACGAGGAGGAACGCAGCCAGCCGCGCGGAGAGCCAGTGCAGCCGATTTCCGAAGAGACCGCTCGCGTCACTGTGGAACTGCCGGACGACGGTACCGCGCTGAACCCCGCGAACGCCCGACGCACGCGTCAGTGA
- a CDS encoding LamG domain-containing protein, protein MQLHKLRGFLVFSAWLAAACGSDTSDERAKAADLGQGCSINSDCKNPYVCAFSRCHVECEDTARDCEAPSRCVKWEGVGVCQLDDEITCGESKPCPGKQVCSAGFCRDYCTDMSECLSTQSCVQSVCEDTGSGGSAGQSSGGAAGGGAGGVGAGGAGGASGGTSQTGGNSGVGGNSGSAGQATGGTGGQATGGTAGQATGGTAGQATGGTAGQATGGTAGQATGGTAGTGGGGATLPAPVAYWPFDDVGGGAADSYGDLLGTIKGDAQSVAGRVGKALEFNISTLTQNVTVNYRPEINAATALTISAWINPSTFLNSSAGSRTFMHLQTTTTLQYVGGSLRFVVYSGAGAPTNLDHAVDLSPGGWHHLVGTYDVAAGNQMELYLDGTRVAFQAGPGSIGATNQPLYIGSNVAYQQPFVGKMDEVSFYKRGLSQAEVSAAYSAGMAGQALPDCSACVSPSFHWKFDDSVDTTVPDAVAAHSGTNVDGAASVPGRVGTALKFVHSADQVVVPHAAALTPPNALSVTLWIRPSVTIQVTDPEHTGLIEKWNYPDGYQIIAGGTYAPRANIGPAVHGISQSFLADTWYHVALVWDGQAIQLYVNASSSTAPTAQTGPLGSAAVPLYLGGSGILGKQYQGLMDEVALYDVALTPDQVAASLARGAAGQPVWP, encoded by the coding sequence GTGCAACTGCACAAGCTTCGTGGGTTTCTCGTGTTTTCTGCCTGGCTAGCGGCCGCGTGCGGCTCCGACACCAGTGATGAACGCGCAAAGGCGGCGGACCTCGGTCAGGGCTGCAGCATCAACTCGGACTGCAAGAACCCATACGTCTGCGCGTTCTCGCGCTGCCACGTCGAGTGCGAGGACACCGCGCGCGACTGCGAGGCACCATCCCGCTGCGTGAAGTGGGAGGGCGTCGGAGTCTGTCAACTGGACGACGAGATCACCTGCGGCGAGAGCAAGCCGTGTCCGGGCAAGCAGGTGTGTTCCGCGGGCTTCTGTCGCGACTACTGCACGGACATGAGCGAGTGTCTAAGCACTCAGAGCTGCGTGCAGTCGGTCTGTGAGGACACCGGCTCAGGCGGTTCCGCAGGGCAATCATCAGGCGGTGCGGCAGGAGGCGGCGCTGGTGGAGTCGGCGCGGGAGGCGCCGGGGGCGCTTCGGGCGGTACTAGCCAAACCGGGGGCAACTCGGGCGTCGGGGGCAACTCAGGCAGCGCTGGACAAGCGACGGGCGGAACAGGCGGACAAGCGACGGGCGGAACCGCTGGGCAGGCAACGGGCGGGACGGCCGGACAAGCGACGGGCGGAACCGCTGGGCAGGCAACGGGCGGAACGGCCGGACAAGCGACGGGTGGAACCGCGGGAACTGGCGGCGGCGGTGCCACGTTGCCCGCGCCGGTCGCCTATTGGCCCTTCGATGACGTTGGAGGAGGTGCGGCCGACAGCTACGGCGACCTGCTGGGGACCATCAAGGGGGACGCGCAGAGCGTGGCCGGCCGGGTTGGCAAGGCGCTGGAGTTCAACATCAGCACCCTGACTCAGAACGTCACAGTCAACTACCGGCCTGAGATCAACGCCGCCACGGCTTTGACGATTTCCGCGTGGATTAATCCTTCCACCTTCCTCAACTCCAGCGCCGGCTCCCGAACCTTCATGCATCTGCAGACGACGACGACGTTACAGTATGTCGGCGGCTCGCTTCGCTTCGTGGTCTACAGCGGTGCTGGTGCACCCACCAATCTCGACCACGCCGTGGACCTCTCTCCGGGCGGTTGGCACCACTTGGTTGGGACCTACGACGTCGCGGCTGGCAACCAAATGGAACTCTATCTCGACGGGACGCGCGTCGCGTTTCAGGCGGGGCCTGGATCCATCGGCGCCACCAATCAACCGCTCTACATCGGTTCCAACGTCGCGTATCAGCAACCCTTCGTCGGCAAGATGGATGAAGTGAGCTTTTACAAGCGCGGCCTGTCTCAGGCTGAAGTTTCCGCCGCGTACTCGGCGGGCATGGCGGGTCAAGCGCTGCCGGACTGCAGCGCCTGTGTATCACCAAGCTTCCACTGGAAGTTCGACGACAGCGTGGACACCACAGTGCCCGACGCGGTCGCCGCCCATTCAGGGACCAATGTAGACGGCGCCGCAAGCGTTCCCGGCAGAGTTGGCACGGCGCTCAAGTTCGTCCACTCAGCAGACCAGGTGGTCGTGCCTCACGCCGCCGCGCTCACCCCCCCGAACGCGTTGAGCGTCACGCTTTGGATCCGTCCGAGCGTCACGATTCAAGTCACCGATCCAGAGCATACCGGACTGATCGAGAAGTGGAACTACCCAGACGGCTATCAGATCATCGCCGGAGGCACATACGCGCCTCGCGCGAACATCGGACCAGCCGTGCACGGCATCTCCCAGTCTTTCCTCGCGGATACCTGGTATCACGTCGCCCTCGTTTGGGATGGCCAAGCGATCCAGCTGTATGTGAACGCCTCCAGCAGTACGGCTCCGACCGCGCAAACCGGACCGCTCGGCAGCGCGGCGGTGCCGCTTTACCTTGGGGGCAGTGGCATCCTCGGCAAGCAGTATCAAGGCCTGATGGACGAGGTCGCTCTCTACGACGTCGCGCTCACCCCGGATCAGGTAGCAGCGTCTCTCGCGCGGGGGGCTGCTGGGCAACCCGTGTGGCCCTAG
- a CDS encoding sigma 54-dependent Fis family transcriptional regulator — translation MGSELTIDLAEALSSRGVRMKLVVLDGPDAGAECALDAEVIVGADAGANLVLGDAAVSRRHASFTCSGGRVFVRDLQSRNGTFLGATRIGEAEVTLGAVLRLGGTTLSIQPRLQVREVQPATSRRFGRLVGESVAMREIFSVLERVADTDVTLLVEGESGTGKELVAQSVHEASSRSSTPIVTFDCGAVPVNLAETELFGHKRGAFSGALADRIGAFEQADGGTIFLDEIGELPLDLQPRLLRVLETGEIRRVGENNMRRVNVRVIAATNRDLHAEVRRGNFRGDLLYRLEVIRLRIPPLRHRPEDIPGLVQVLLDGKVSDSELGGENLRLLQGYAWPGNVRELRNVLTRALALASSARPAFADLLINLGPAASSPAHLGIQFPGVASHLPYREAKSQLLESFDRAYLDALLQRYPDNHSKAASAAGLSRKHLYELLKRAGEGGDPPDED, via the coding sequence ATGGGGTCTGAGCTCACGATTGACCTGGCGGAGGCGCTGAGCTCCCGCGGCGTCCGCATGAAGCTGGTCGTGCTCGACGGACCCGACGCTGGAGCGGAGTGCGCTCTGGATGCCGAGGTCATCGTGGGCGCAGATGCTGGCGCGAACCTGGTGCTAGGGGATGCCGCGGTCTCGCGGCGTCACGCGAGCTTCACTTGCTCTGGCGGCCGAGTCTTCGTTCGGGACCTGCAGAGTCGGAATGGCACTTTCCTTGGCGCAACCAGGATTGGCGAAGCGGAGGTCACCCTTGGCGCGGTGCTGCGCCTGGGGGGGACGACGCTCAGCATCCAGCCGCGGCTACAGGTTCGGGAGGTGCAGCCAGCGACGAGTCGCCGCTTCGGTCGCTTGGTTGGCGAATCAGTCGCGATGCGGGAGATCTTTTCCGTACTCGAGCGAGTTGCGGACACCGATGTCACCTTGCTCGTGGAGGGAGAAAGCGGAACCGGCAAGGAGCTCGTAGCCCAGTCGGTTCACGAGGCCTCCTCGAGATCGAGCACGCCTATCGTGACGTTCGACTGTGGTGCTGTGCCGGTCAACCTCGCGGAGACGGAGCTCTTTGGCCACAAGCGCGGGGCCTTCTCAGGTGCTCTCGCGGACCGCATCGGAGCGTTCGAGCAGGCAGACGGCGGGACCATCTTTCTGGACGAGATCGGCGAGTTGCCACTGGATCTTCAGCCGCGACTGTTGCGTGTCCTGGAAACGGGCGAGATCCGCAGAGTGGGTGAGAACAACATGCGGCGTGTAAACGTGCGCGTCATCGCTGCAACCAATCGCGACCTTCACGCCGAGGTGAGGCGAGGGAATTTCCGAGGGGATTTGCTCTACCGACTTGAGGTGATTCGGCTGCGCATCCCCCCGCTTCGTCATCGTCCTGAGGACATACCTGGCCTGGTGCAGGTGCTCCTGGACGGCAAGGTCTCCGACTCGGAACTCGGGGGCGAGAACCTGCGGTTGCTGCAGGGCTACGCCTGGCCGGGGAACGTTCGCGAGCTGCGCAATGTCCTCACTCGCGCCCTCGCCCTCGCCTCAAGCGCCCGGCCAGCGTTTGCTGATCTTCTGATCAATCTGGGCCCAGCCGCCAGCAGTCCCGCGCACCTGGGCATCCAGTTCCCCGGAGTGGCGTCCCACCTGCCATACCGGGAGGCGAAATCGCAGCTCTTGGAGAGCTTTGACCGTGCCTACCTGGATGCCCTGCTTCAGCGCTATCCCGACAACCACTCCAAGGCTGCAAGCGCGGCCGGCCTGAGCCGGAAGCACCTCTACGAACTGTTGAAGCGTGCGGGCGAAGGTGGCGACCCACCCGACGAAGACTGA